From one Nocardioides sp. Kera G14 genomic stretch:
- a CDS encoding Calx-beta domain-containing protein, protein MNALTKAAVTAASTAALALSSLALGTAAADAAKPAKPKASVTGVTVSEDAGFVTVTVTLTKKAKRKLKLNWSTQSVGKKGAATAGADYAAVKGRVVLTKGEKSADLVVPIIDDATVEGTETFYIKFNGKAAHVKKPRVAVTITDNDTTPAPAS, encoded by the coding sequence ATGAACGCTCTCACCAAGGCCGCTGTCACCGCTGCCAGCACGGCCGCTCTCGCTCTGTCCTCACTCGCCCTCGGCACCGCGGCTGCCGACGCTGCGAAGCCCGCCAAGCCGAAGGCCTCCGTCACCGGGGTCACCGTCTCCGAGGACGCCGGGTTCGTGACCGTCACCGTCACGCTCACCAAGAAGGCCAAGAGGAAGCTCAAGCTCAACTGGTCGACCCAGTCCGTCGGCAAGAAGGGTGCGGCCACGGCAGGCGCCGACTACGCCGCCGTCAAGGGCCGCGTCGTCCTGACCAAGGGTGAGAAGAGCGCCGACCTCGTCGTGCCGATCATCGACGACGCCACCGTCGAGGGGACCGAGACCTTCTACATCAAGTTCAACGGCAAGGCTGCACACGTCAAGAAGCCGCGTGTGGCCGTCACGATCACCGACAACGACACGACGCCGGCTCCGGCCAGCTGA
- a CDS encoding Calx-beta domain-containing protein — translation MKTTSRILSGAAVGALALGATAPAAMAHEGHHRGHAKPFAGARPTSVAEGAGTAAVKLKLRKPATEDITYTWSTLDRTVPSSTSQRRGTHTSYRGFRGHNGAYKGYKRFATAGEDYTASSGTVTIKAGERSATVTVPVLDDTTDERSEVFLVKFRPTADSTATPSSRSGTHSSHRGFHRGFSRSVIAPVTIIDND, via the coding sequence ATGAAGACCACATCTCGGATCCTGTCAGGCGCCGCCGTCGGCGCTCTCGCCCTGGGCGCCACTGCCCCCGCCGCCATGGCCCACGAGGGTCATCACCGCGGCCATGCGAAGCCCTTCGCGGGGGCTCGCCCCACGTCCGTCGCCGAGGGCGCCGGCACGGCCGCCGTCAAGCTCAAGCTGCGCAAGCCTGCCACGGAGGACATCACCTACACCTGGTCGACCCTCGACCGCACCGTGCCATCGTCGACCTCGCAGCGGCGGGGCACGCACACGTCGTACCGCGGCTTCCGTGGTCACAACGGGGCGTACAAGGGCTACAAGCGCTTCGCGACCGCCGGTGAGGACTACACCGCGAGCTCCGGCACCGTGACGATCAAGGCCGGTGAGCGCTCGGCGACCGTGACGGTCCCGGTCCTCGATGACACCACCGACGAGCGGAGCGAGGTCTTCCTCGTGAAGTTCAGGCCGACGGCGGACTCGACCGCGACGCCGAGCTCGCGCTCCGGCACCCACTCCTCCCACCGGGGCTTCCACCGAGGCTTCAGCAGGTCGGTCATCGCCCCCGTGACGATCATCGACAACGACTGA
- a CDS encoding FAD:protein FMN transferase has protein sequence MRASPNLAAWRDWSCAVTVAVIEPRHLDGATRIVSELMGKVEAAASRFRADSELERVNDHAGELVPVSPLALHLVNVALDAARDTDGAVDPTIGTALIGLGYDADIATVRARTGTPAVTPQPAPGWNRVRVDRTLCRLGVPRGMRLDLGATAKAWTADEAARRILRKYGAPALVGIGGDLSAAGKHDWLVDVAEIEGGPSVRIGLTGGGLATSSLVGRRWTGPDGRPAHHVVDPRTGEPASGMWRTASIAAPSALTANVVSTWALVDDIAAGRRIRERRFPARLVDHRHDVTTWGTWPSESRAA, from the coding sequence ATGAGGGCATCCCCGAACCTCGCGGCGTGGCGCGACTGGTCGTGCGCCGTCACGGTCGCCGTGATCGAGCCCCGTCACCTCGACGGCGCCACGCGGATCGTCAGCGAGCTGATGGGGAAGGTCGAGGCCGCCGCCAGCCGGTTCCGCGCCGACTCCGAGCTCGAGCGCGTCAACGACCATGCCGGCGAGCTCGTGCCGGTCAGTCCGCTCGCGCTCCACCTGGTCAACGTCGCACTCGACGCCGCCCGTGACACCGACGGCGCAGTCGACCCGACCATTGGCACAGCGCTCATCGGGCTCGGGTACGACGCCGATATCGCTACCGTTCGAGCCCGCACGGGGACGCCCGCCGTGACTCCGCAACCCGCGCCCGGCTGGAACCGGGTCCGCGTCGACCGAACGCTGTGCCGGCTCGGCGTACCGCGGGGGATGCGGCTCGACCTCGGCGCGACCGCCAAGGCCTGGACTGCGGACGAGGCGGCCCGCCGCATCCTTCGGAAGTACGGCGCCCCGGCGCTGGTCGGGATCGGCGGCGACCTCTCGGCTGCGGGCAAGCACGACTGGCTCGTCGACGTCGCCGAGATCGAGGGGGGACCCTCGGTCCGGATCGGGCTCACCGGTGGCGGCCTGGCGACCTCCTCGCTGGTGGGCCGGCGCTGGACCGGTCCCGACGGCCGGCCGGCCCATCACGTGGTCGACCCGCGCACGGGCGAGCCGGCGTCCGGGATGTGGCGCACCGCCAGCATCGCCGCCCCCTCGGCGCTGACCGCCAACGTGGTGAGCACCTGGGCGCTGGTCGACGACATCGCCGCCGGCCGTCGGATCCGCGAGCGCCGCTTTCCCGCGAGGCTCGTCGACCACCGCCACGATGTCACGACGTGGGGTACCTGGCCGTCGGAGTCGAGGGCCGCCTGA
- a CDS encoding ferredoxin: protein MSARLEVDWTRCDGHGLCAQLWGERIGTDPWGFPLLPPELGEDEMARARQVVGVCPALALRLQR, encoded by the coding sequence GTGAGCGCGCGACTCGAGGTCGACTGGACGCGTTGCGACGGACACGGACTGTGCGCTCAACTGTGGGGTGAGCGCATCGGTACCGACCCTTGGGGCTTCCCCCTGCTGCCGCCGGAACTGGGCGAGGACGAGATGGCCCGTGCGCGTCAGGTCGTCGGGGTCTGCCCGGCCCTTGCGCTGCGGCTCCAGAGATGA
- a CDS encoding GNAT family N-acetyltransferase: MEILSKAWQTDLALREASGSDVEDHGTCILVRTPANPTYHWGNFLLLRRTPVRRDIPAWIEVFREAFPEASHCAFGVDDPTGDLTDLRPFAEAGFTTEVTRAMTATSLRLTRRRTTNATFRQLKTDEDWERRIALSVLVDQDRFGNGFPEFVRRKAAAERALADSGAGDWFGAFVGDEMVAGLGIFSTGHGPARFQDVVTHPAWRRRGLASGLVVHAGDYAVTALRADSLVIVTEPDNPARRVYEAVGFVDREAQLQATLIR; this comes from the coding sequence ATGGAGATCCTGTCGAAGGCCTGGCAGACGGACCTGGCGCTGCGGGAGGCGTCGGGGAGCGACGTCGAGGATCACGGCACCTGCATCCTGGTTCGGACACCGGCCAACCCGACGTACCACTGGGGCAACTTCCTGCTGCTGCGGCGCACGCCCGTGCGCCGGGACATCCCGGCGTGGATCGAGGTGTTTCGGGAGGCCTTCCCCGAGGCCTCCCACTGTGCATTCGGCGTCGACGACCCGACCGGCGACCTGACCGACCTTCGTCCCTTCGCCGAGGCCGGCTTCACCACCGAGGTGACCCGCGCGATGACGGCGACCTCACTGCGGCTCACCCGACGCCGCACGACGAACGCGACCTTCCGCCAGCTCAAGACCGACGAGGACTGGGAGCGGCGGATCGCACTCTCCGTCCTGGTCGACCAGGACCGTTTCGGGAACGGGTTCCCGGAGTTCGTCCGCCGCAAGGCCGCGGCCGAGCGCGCGCTCGCCGACTCGGGGGCCGGTGACTGGTTCGGCGCGTTCGTGGGCGACGAGATGGTGGCGGGGCTGGGGATCTTCTCCACCGGCCATGGCCCTGCCCGTTTCCAGGACGTGGTGACGCATCCGGCCTGGCGGCGTCGCGGCCTCGCCTCCGGACTCGTGGTGCACGCGGGCGACTACGCCGTCACGGCGCTGCGCGCGGACTCGCTGGTCATCGTCACCGAGCCTGACAATCCTGCCCGCCGGGTCTATGAGGCCGTCGGCTTCGTCGACCGGGAGGCACAGCTGCAGGCCACCCTGATCAGGTGA
- the dxs gene encoding 1-deoxy-D-xylulose-5-phosphate synthase, with protein sequence MGVLQQISSPRDLDGLDEGQLVALAAEIRDLLIRTVATNTGHLGPNLGVVELTLALHRVFESPRDSIVFDTGHQSYVHKLVTGRVDQFDTLRREGGLSGYPSQAESDHDLVENSHASTALSYADGLAKAYAIRGEDRHVVAVIGDGALTGGMAWEALNNIAIAHSSRLVIVVNDNGRSYTPTIGGLATALTTLRTNPRYERVLDTIKRRLPQVPGVGAPAYEVLHAMKKGVKDALAPQGLFEDLGLKYVGPVDGHDRAAMEQALKQAKGYGGPVIVHAITRKGFGYDPAERHEADQFHAPGPFDVQTGAEKPKGRIWTDHFSDHIVSIGERRPDVVAITAAMMHPVGLDAFQRRFPERTFDVGIAEQHATTSAAGLAMGGLHPVFAVYATFLNRAFDQVLMDVALHRCGVTFVLDRSGVTGDDGASHNGMWDMSMLQVVPGLRLAAPRDVTRMCELLDEAVEVSDAPTVVRFPKGPPPAEIEAVSTVGGADVLLRSGPRDVLVVAVGAMAETAMGVAERLVAQGLGVTVVDPRWVKPVDPAVVELAGQHRLVVTIEDNGVIGGVGAVLLQTMTAAGVTTPVRIHGIPQEFLDHAKRPKILGRIGLTPQAIALSVIEELAEHTHPADVAEAESSA encoded by the coding sequence ATGGGTGTGCTGCAGCAGATCTCGTCGCCCCGGGATCTCGACGGACTGGACGAGGGCCAGCTCGTCGCCCTTGCGGCCGAGATCCGTGACCTGCTGATCCGGACGGTCGCCACCAACACCGGTCACCTCGGGCCCAACCTCGGCGTCGTCGAGCTGACCCTGGCCCTCCACCGTGTCTTCGAATCGCCGCGGGACAGCATCGTCTTCGACACCGGCCACCAGTCCTACGTGCACAAGCTGGTGACCGGACGGGTCGACCAGTTCGACACCCTCCGCCGCGAGGGCGGCCTGAGCGGCTACCCGAGCCAGGCGGAGTCCGACCACGACCTCGTCGAGAACTCCCACGCCTCCACGGCCCTCAGCTACGCCGACGGCCTGGCCAAGGCCTATGCGATCCGCGGCGAGGACCGCCACGTCGTAGCCGTCATCGGCGACGGTGCACTCACCGGTGGCATGGCCTGGGAGGCGCTCAACAACATCGCGATCGCGCACTCGTCCCGGCTCGTGATCGTGGTCAACGACAACGGCCGCTCCTACACGCCGACGATCGGCGGTCTCGCGACCGCACTGACGACCCTGCGCACCAACCCGCGCTACGAGCGCGTCCTCGACACGATCAAGCGCCGCCTCCCACAGGTGCCCGGCGTCGGCGCCCCCGCCTACGAGGTGCTGCACGCCATGAAGAAGGGCGTCAAGGACGCGCTCGCCCCGCAGGGTCTCTTCGAGGACCTCGGGCTGAAGTACGTCGGCCCCGTCGACGGTCACGACCGGGCGGCCATGGAGCAGGCACTCAAGCAGGCCAAGGGCTACGGCGGTCCGGTCATCGTCCATGCGATCACGCGCAAGGGCTTCGGCTACGACCCCGCCGAGCGCCACGAGGCCGACCAGTTCCACGCCCCCGGTCCCTTCGACGTCCAGACCGGGGCCGAGAAGCCCAAAGGCCGGATCTGGACCGACCACTTCTCCGACCACATCGTGTCGATCGGCGAGCGGCGCCCCGACGTCGTCGCGATCACGGCGGCGATGATGCACCCCGTCGGGCTCGACGCGTTCCAGCGCCGCTTCCCTGAGCGGACCTTCGACGTCGGCATCGCCGAGCAGCACGCGACCACGTCGGCCGCAGGCCTGGCCATGGGCGGCCTGCATCCGGTCTTCGCGGTCTATGCGACCTTCCTCAACCGGGCCTTCGACCAGGTCCTCATGGACGTCGCGCTGCACCGCTGTGGCGTCACGTTCGTGCTCGACCGCTCGGGCGTGACCGGTGACGATGGCGCCAGCCACAACGGCATGTGGGACATGTCGATGCTGCAGGTCGTGCCCGGGCTGCGACTCGCCGCGCCCCGTGACGTCACCCGGATGTGCGAGCTGCTCGACGAGGCCGTGGAGGTCTCAGACGCGCCCACCGTCGTGCGCTTCCCCAAGGGCCCGCCGCCCGCCGAAATCGAGGCCGTGAGCACCGTCGGGGGTGCCGACGTACTCCTGCGGTCGGGGCCACGCGACGTGCTCGTCGTCGCCGTCGGCGCCATGGCCGAGACGGCGATGGGGGTCGCTGAGCGGCTCGTCGCCCAGGGGCTCGGCGTGACCGTCGTCGACCCGCGCTGGGTGAAGCCGGTCGACCCGGCGGTCGTCGAGCTCGCCGGACAGCACCGCCTGGTCGTCACGATCGAGGACAACGGGGTGATCGGCGGGGTCGGCGCGGTGCTGCTGCAGACCATGACCGCCGCAGGTGTCACGACCCCGGTGCGCATCCACGGCATCCCGCAGGAGTTCCTCGACCACGCGAAGCGGCCGAAGATCCTCGGGCGGATCGGCCTCACGCCCCAGGCCATCGCGCTGAGCGTCATCGAGGAGCTGGCCGAGCACACCCACCCGGCAGACGTCGCCGAGGCCGAGTCCTCAGCCTGA
- a CDS encoding aconitate hydratase: MASKNSFGAKSTLSVDGTDYEIFRLDAVTGDGLDVQSLPYSLKVLLENLLRTEDGADITADDIKALAGWDQDAEPDKEIQFTPARVIMQDFTGVPCIVDLATLREAAADLGGDPTKINPLSPAEMVIDHSVIAEVFGTPEAFEKNVEIEYDRNKERYQFLRWGQTAFDDFKVVPPGTGIVHQVNIEHLARTVFTREVDGELLAYPDTCVGTDSHTTMVDGLGVLGFGVGGIEAEAALLGQPVSMLIPRVVGFKLTGDLPEGSTATDLVLTITEMLRKHGVVGKFVEFYGAGVAALPLANRATIGNMSPEFGSTVAMFPIDDETINYLRLTGRDEQQLKLVETYAKEQGLWLDPAAEPRFSEKLELDLSTVVPSIAGPKRPQDRVELTNAKQSFRGALVDYAGDTQDTKGYDESVEESFPGSDVPSKDPAQSNGEAAPRDFLSAAPKDGGRASNPVEVTLEDGTTFELDHGAVTIASITSCTNTSNPSVMIGAALLAKKAVEKGLTRKPWVKTTLAPGSKVVTDYYDKAGLTPYLEKVGFNLVGYGCVTCIGNSGPIIPEVSAAVNEKDLAVVSVLSGNRNFEGRINPDVKMNYLASPPLVIAYALAGSMDVDLFNDPIGQDTDGNDVFLKDIWPSPAEVETTIAQAIDSDMFTKDYADVFAGDERWQNLPTPTGDTFTWDDASTYVRKAPYFDGMSLTPSPVTDIEGARVLLKLGDSVTTDHISPAGNIKADSPAGKYLAENGVAQRDFNSYGSRRGNHEVMIRGTFANIRIKNQVAPGTEGGLTRDFTQADAPVVPVYDASVNYQAAGIPLVVLGGKEYGSGSSRDWAAKGTSLLGVKAVITESFERIHRSNLIGMGVIPLQFPAGENADSLGLTGEETFSITGITELNEGRTPKTVKVTTDTGVEFDAVVRIDTPGEANYYRNGGILQYVLRNLVAG, encoded by the coding sequence ATGGCCAGCAAGAACAGTTTCGGTGCCAAGAGCACCCTCTCGGTGGACGGCACCGACTACGAGATCTTCCGCCTCGACGCGGTCACGGGCGACGGCTTGGACGTGCAGTCCCTGCCGTACTCGCTCAAGGTCCTCCTGGAGAACCTGCTCCGCACCGAGGACGGCGCGGACATCACGGCCGACGACATCAAGGCGCTCGCCGGCTGGGACCAGGACGCCGAGCCGGACAAGGAGATCCAGTTCACGCCGGCGCGCGTGATCATGCAGGACTTCACCGGCGTCCCGTGCATCGTCGACCTCGCCACCCTGCGTGAGGCCGCGGCCGACCTCGGCGGCGACCCGACGAAGATCAACCCGCTGAGCCCGGCCGAGATGGTCATCGACCACTCGGTCATCGCGGAGGTCTTCGGTACGCCCGAGGCGTTCGAGAAGAACGTCGAGATCGAGTACGACCGCAACAAGGAGCGCTACCAGTTCCTGCGCTGGGGCCAGACCGCGTTCGACGACTTCAAGGTCGTCCCGCCGGGCACCGGCATCGTCCACCAGGTCAACATCGAGCACCTGGCCCGCACCGTCTTCACCCGTGAGGTCGACGGCGAGCTCCTGGCATACCCCGACACCTGCGTCGGCACCGACTCCCACACCACGATGGTCGACGGCCTCGGCGTCCTCGGCTTCGGCGTCGGCGGCATCGAGGCAGAGGCGGCCCTGCTCGGCCAGCCCGTCTCCATGCTGATCCCGCGCGTCGTGGGTTTCAAGCTGACCGGCGACCTGCCCGAAGGCTCCACCGCGACCGACCTCGTCCTCACGATCACCGAGATGCTGCGCAAGCACGGCGTCGTCGGCAAGTTCGTCGAGTTCTACGGCGCCGGTGTCGCGGCGCTGCCGCTCGCCAACCGCGCCACCATCGGCAACATGAGCCCCGAGTTCGGCTCGACCGTCGCGATGTTCCCGATCGACGACGAGACGATCAACTACCTGCGCCTCACGGGCCGCGATGAGCAGCAGCTCAAGCTCGTCGAGACCTACGCGAAGGAGCAGGGCCTCTGGCTCGACCCCGCCGCTGAGCCGCGCTTCTCCGAGAAGCTCGAGCTCGACCTCTCCACCGTCGTGCCGTCGATCGCCGGCCCGAAGCGTCCCCAGGACCGCGTCGAGCTCACCAACGCCAAGCAGTCCTTCCGCGGCGCGCTGGTCGACTACGCCGGTGACACACAGGACACCAAGGGCTACGACGAGTCCGTCGAGGAGAGCTTCCCCGGCTCCGACGTCCCCTCCAAGGACCCGGCGCAGTCCAACGGTGAGGCGGCCCCGCGGGACTTCCTCTCGGCCGCGCCCAAGGACGGTGGCCGCGCCTCCAACCCGGTCGAGGTGACCCTCGAGGACGGGACGACGTTCGAGCTCGACCACGGTGCGGTCACGATCGCGTCCATCACGTCCTGCACCAACACCTCCAACCCGAGCGTGATGATCGGTGCCGCGCTCCTGGCCAAGAAGGCCGTGGAGAAGGGCCTGACCCGCAAGCCGTGGGTCAAGACCACGCTCGCCCCCGGGTCGAAGGTCGTCACCGACTACTACGACAAGGCCGGCCTCACGCCGTACCTCGAGAAGGTCGGCTTCAACCTCGTCGGCTACGGCTGCGTCACCTGCATCGGCAACTCGGGCCCGATCATCCCCGAGGTCTCCGCCGCGGTGAACGAGAAGGACCTCGCGGTCGTCTCGGTGCTCTCCGGCAACCGCAACTTCGAGGGTCGCATCAACCCGGACGTGAAGATGAACTACCTCGCGTCGCCGCCGCTCGTCATCGCGTACGCGCTGGCCGGCTCGATGGACGTCGACCTGTTCAACGACCCGATCGGTCAGGACACCGACGGCAACGACGTCTTCCTCAAGGACATCTGGCCGTCCCCGGCCGAGGTCGAGACGACCATCGCCCAGGCGATCGACTCCGACATGTTCACCAAGGACTACGCCGACGTCTTCGCGGGTGACGAGCGCTGGCAGAACCTCCCCACCCCGACGGGTGACACCTTCACGTGGGACGACGCATCGACGTACGTCCGCAAGGCGCCGTACTTCGACGGCATGTCCCTGACGCCGAGCCCGGTGACCGACATCGAGGGTGCCCGCGTGCTCCTCAAGCTCGGTGACTCCGTCACGACCGACCACATCAGCCCGGCCGGCAACATCAAGGCCGACAGCCCGGCCGGCAAGTACCTCGCGGAGAACGGCGTCGCCCAGCGCGACTTCAACTCCTACGGCTCGCGTCGAGGCAACCACGAGGTCATGATCCGCGGCACCTTCGCCAACATCCGGATCAAGAACCAGGTCGCACCCGGCACCGAGGGTGGCCTGACCCGCGACTTCACGCAGGCCGACGCCCCCGTCGTCCCCGTGTACGACGCCAGCGTCAACTACCAGGCCGCGGGCATCCCGCTCGTCGTCCTCGGTGGCAAGGAGTACGGCTCGGGCTCCTCGCGTGACTGGGCCGCCAAGGGCACCTCGCTCCTCGGCGTCAAGGCCGTCATCACCGAGTCGTTCGAGCGGATCCACCGCTCCAACCTCATCGGTATGGGCGTCATCCCGCTCCAGTTCCCGGCCGGTGAGAACGCCGACAGCCTGGGCCTGACCGGCGAGGAGACCTTCTCCATCACCGGGATCACCGAGCTCAACGAGGGCCGGACGCCGAAGACGGTCAAGGTCACCACGGACACCGGTGTGGAGTTCGACGCGGTCGTCCGCATCGACACTCCCGGTGAGGCGAACTACTACCGCAACGGCGGCATCCTGCAGTACGTGCTGCGGAACCTGGTCGCTGGCTGA
- a CDS encoding NADH-ubiquinone oxidoreductase-F iron-sulfur binding region domain-containing protein: MTMTTSPNTQRRTRHSATPPVLSVGPAVLLAGTSGNRPVSYPEHRGFAGAPIPRTHAWLCTATREAGLLGRGGAGFPVSAKLAAVGPGAEVLVNGSESDPSSWKDRVLMRSAPHRVIDGVVVVATALSARGATITVHDPVSADALLAACAERRDARDIRVVRSEGGFVSGEVRAAINGLENRPAVPEGRRVLPTERGLLGRPTFASNVETFAALGVLADSGLTGGLPHEAGTTLVTLVGDVPHRGVIEVPHGLRLRDLTGALDGRPVLIGGYHGVWSSAAHLTVDRSALKAAGLAWGAGVVAVLPDDTCALGELARVGQWLARESAGQCGPCVFGLDSLARDLGALHAGALPDVDALKRRAGLISGRGACAHPTGAVRFLGTGLTAYAEEIELHRLGRGCGRPTRGVLPLTSGGAA, translated from the coding sequence ATGACCATGACGACAAGCCCGAACACGCAGCGGCGGACCCGCCACTCCGCCACACCGCCGGTGCTGTCCGTCGGGCCGGCGGTGCTGCTGGCGGGCACCTCCGGCAACCGACCGGTGAGCTACCCCGAGCACCGAGGGTTCGCGGGCGCGCCGATCCCGCGCACCCATGCCTGGTTGTGTACGGCGACCCGCGAAGCAGGCCTCCTGGGGCGCGGCGGCGCCGGGTTCCCGGTGAGCGCGAAGCTCGCCGCCGTCGGTCCGGGTGCCGAGGTGCTCGTCAACGGCAGCGAGAGCGATCCCTCGAGCTGGAAGGACCGCGTGCTGATGCGGTCGGCGCCCCACCGGGTCATCGACGGGGTCGTCGTGGTCGCCACCGCCCTCAGCGCGCGCGGCGCGACAATCACCGTGCACGACCCGGTCTCGGCGGACGCCCTGCTCGCGGCCTGCGCGGAGCGTCGCGATGCTCGCGACATCCGGGTGGTGCGCTCGGAGGGCGGCTTCGTGTCCGGCGAGGTCCGGGCGGCGATCAACGGGCTCGAGAACCGCCCCGCCGTGCCCGAGGGGCGTCGCGTGCTGCCGACGGAGCGGGGACTCCTGGGACGACCGACGTTCGCGTCGAACGTGGAGACGTTCGCCGCGCTGGGCGTCCTCGCGGACTCGGGCCTGACGGGCGGACTCCCGCATGAGGCGGGCACCACGCTCGTGACGCTCGTCGGCGACGTGCCCCATCGCGGCGTGATCGAGGTGCCGCACGGCCTGCGGCTCCGAGACCTCACCGGCGCACTCGACGGCCGGCCCGTGCTGATCGGCGGCTATCACGGCGTCTGGTCGTCCGCGGCCCATCTGACGGTCGACCGATCGGCGCTGAAGGCGGCCGGACTGGCCTGGGGCGCCGGCGTGGTCGCCGTACTTCCCGATGACACCTGCGCCCTCGGGGAGCTCGCCCGCGTCGGGCAGTGGCTCGCCCGCGAATCGGCGGGGCAGTGCGGACCGTGTGTCTTCGGGCTCGACTCCCTCGCGCGCGACCTGGGCGCCCTCCACGCCGGCGCGCTCCCGGACGTGGACGCACTCAAGCGACGGGCCGGGCTGATCTCCGGTCGTGGCGCGTGTGCCCACCCCACGGGAGCCGTGCGGTTCCTGGGCACGGGTCTGACGGCGTACGCCGAGGAGATCGAGCTACACCGCTTGGGTCGTGGCTGCGGCCGCCCGACCCGCGGCGTGCTTCCGCTGACCTCGGGGGGTGCGGCGTGA
- a CDS encoding DUF3105 domain-containing protein has protein sequence MTEGAALEILGPTPPPRRRRRRGLVIAVTVLAVMLVAGLAAWPMVRPEHTVETLSASYAGIRGVHTYAHLSNAHTDGSVDYPQTPPVGGEHDPVWLACGVYDVPVRDENAVHDLEHGAVWIAYDPDLSRDQVAKLAKELPANGIMAPYPGIPAKVVLTVWGIQLPLSSADDPRIGAFLAKFGHGEAAPESGVSCAGGLKDPNGGHAPEGTSV, from the coding sequence GTGACTGAAGGGGCGGCGCTGGAGATCCTCGGACCGACCCCGCCGCCGCGGCGCCGCCGCCGCCGGGGACTCGTCATCGCCGTGACCGTCCTCGCGGTGATGCTCGTCGCCGGACTCGCCGCATGGCCGATGGTCCGCCCCGAGCACACGGTCGAGACGCTCTCGGCGTCGTACGCCGGCATCCGCGGTGTGCACACCTACGCCCATCTGAGCAACGCCCACACCGACGGCTCGGTCGACTATCCCCAGACCCCGCCGGTCGGCGGCGAGCACGACCCTGTATGGCTCGCCTGTGGCGTCTATGACGTGCCGGTGCGTGATGAGAACGCCGTGCATGACCTCGAGCACGGGGCCGTCTGGATCGCCTACGACCCGGACCTCTCCCGGGACCAGGTCGCCAAACTGGCGAAGGAGCTTCCGGCGAACGGGATCATGGCGCCGTACCCCGGCATTCCGGCCAAGGTCGTGCTGACCGTGTGGGGGATCCAGCTGCCGCTGTCCTCGGCCGATGACCCGCGCATCGGCGCCTTCCTCGCGAAGTTCGGGCACGGGGAGGCGGCGCCTGAGTCCGGTGTCTCCTGCGCCGGCGGTCTCAAGGACCCGAACGGCGGTCATGCGCCCGAAGGAACCTCGGTCTGA